One segment of Yersinia kristensenii DNA contains the following:
- a CDS encoding thioredoxin family protein, with protein MLAPTTIDITEANLHQVLEQSMAVPVLFYFWSERSQHCLQLTPVLDKLAAEYAGQFILARVDCDAQQMVASQFGLRSIPAVYLFKDGQPVDGFQGPQPEEVIRELLQRVLPKPEELKAAEAAQLMSEGKMQEALPLLKDAWQLMQQSNNPQTSDIALQLAEAQIQLNRSEDAESVLATIPLQDRDTRYQGLIAQIELLKQAADTPEIQLLQQQVAEQPDNAELAVQLALQLHQVGRNEEALELLLGHLKKDLTAANGTARKTLMDILAALGTGDALAAKYRRQLYSLLY; from the coding sequence ATGCTAGCACCTACTACGATTGATATTACTGAAGCGAACCTACATCAGGTTTTAGAACAATCCATGGCTGTGCCTGTGCTGTTCTATTTTTGGTCTGAACGCAGCCAGCACTGTCTGCAACTGACCCCAGTGCTGGATAAACTGGCCGCAGAATATGCGGGCCAATTCATTCTGGCGCGTGTTGATTGCGATGCACAACAAATGGTGGCGTCACAGTTTGGTTTGCGCTCCATTCCGGCTGTTTATCTCTTTAAGGACGGTCAGCCCGTTGATGGATTCCAAGGGCCACAGCCAGAGGAAGTTATCCGCGAACTACTGCAACGAGTGTTACCGAAACCTGAAGAGTTGAAAGCTGCCGAAGCTGCACAGTTGATGAGTGAGGGTAAAATGCAGGAAGCATTGCCATTGCTGAAAGACGCCTGGCAGTTGATGCAACAAAGCAATAACCCGCAAACCAGTGACATTGCGCTGCAACTGGCGGAAGCACAAATTCAGTTAAACCGCAGTGAAGATGCTGAAAGCGTATTGGCCACTATTCCACTGCAAGACCGTGACACCCGTTATCAGGGGCTAATTGCTCAAATTGAGTTGCTTAAACAAGCCGCTGATACCCCCGAAATCCAGTTGTTACAACAACAAGTGGCTGAACAGCCGGATAACGCTGAACTGGCAGTGCAATTAGCCCTGCAACTGCATCAGGTCGGACGTAACGAAGAGGCTCTTGAGTTGCTGTTGGGGCACTTGAAGAAAGACCTGACTGCGGCAAATGGCACGGCGCGTAAGACATTAATGGATATTTTGGCCGCATTAGGTACTGGCGATGCGCTGGCTGCCAAATATCGCCGTCAACTTTACTCCTTACTCTACTGA
- a CDS encoding SDR family oxidoreductase, giving the protein MQKAVLITGCSSGIGLIAAQDLKNRGYRVLAACRKTDDVAKMTQLGLEGIELDLDDSASVERAAAQVIALTGGRLYGLFNNGGFGLYGPLQTISRQQLEKQFSTNLFGTHQLTQLLLPAMLPHGEGRIIQTSSVMGLVSTAGRGAYAASKYALEAWSDALRMELHDSGIRVSLIEPGPISTHFTQNVNQAQVDKPVNNPGIAKRFTLPPEAILPKLRHALESPRPQLRYPVTLVAHALTILRRILPGRLLDKVLRGNS; this is encoded by the coding sequence ATGCAAAAAGCAGTATTAATTACCGGTTGTTCCAGCGGTATTGGCCTGATTGCGGCGCAAGACTTGAAAAACCGAGGTTATCGCGTGCTGGCGGCCTGCCGTAAAACCGATGATGTCGCGAAGATGACTCAATTGGGTCTGGAAGGTATTGAACTGGATTTGGATGACAGCGCCAGTGTCGAACGCGCTGCAGCGCAGGTTATCGCGTTGACCGGTGGACGCTTGTATGGCTTGTTTAACAATGGCGGTTTTGGGCTATATGGCCCCTTGCAGACGATTTCGCGCCAGCAGTTGGAAAAACAATTTTCCACCAACCTGTTTGGCACCCACCAACTGACGCAACTTTTGCTGCCCGCCATGCTACCTCACGGTGAAGGGCGCATTATTCAAACCAGTTCAGTAATGGGGTTGGTTTCAACTGCCGGTCGCGGTGCCTATGCTGCCAGTAAATATGCGCTGGAAGCTTGGTCAGATGCATTGCGTATGGAACTGCATGACAGCGGGATTCGGGTCAGTTTGATTGAACCTGGCCCGATAAGCACCCATTTCACGCAAAATGTCAATCAAGCTCAAGTTGATAAGCCGGTGAATAATCCTGGTATTGCCAAGCGTTTTACACTGCCGCCAGAAGCTATTTTGCCGAAATTGCGCCATGCGTTGGAAAGCCCGCGTCCGCAATTGCGCTATCCGGTCACTTTAGTCGCCCATGCGCTGACGATCTTGCGCCGCATCTTGCCGGGCCGCCTGTTGGACAAAGTCCTGCGTGGCAATTCCTAA
- the tesA gene encoding multifunctional acyl-CoA thioesterase I/protease I/lysophospholipase L1: MNFKNVFRWHLPFLLLLGLFSLRAAATDTLLILGDSLSAGYRLPIAEAWPSRLDKTWQATPSLPKVVNASISGDTAAQGLARLPALLKQHQPRWVLIELGANDGLRGFPPQDIQRDLTQVINQIKEAKAQPLLMQIRIPPNYGRRYTDAFTAMYPQLAQQFGIPLVPFFMEQVAVKPEWMQDDGLHPNAEAQPFIAEWMSQQLKPLVAVQ, from the coding sequence ATGAACTTCAAGAACGTTTTCCGCTGGCATCTTCCCTTCCTATTACTGTTGGGATTATTCAGTTTGCGTGCCGCCGCAACCGATACACTTTTGATTCTCGGCGACAGTTTAAGCGCCGGTTACCGCCTGCCAATTGCCGAAGCCTGGCCTTCGCGACTGGATAAAACATGGCAAGCCACGCCGTCATTACCGAAGGTGGTTAACGCCAGTATCAGTGGTGATACTGCTGCGCAGGGTCTGGCCCGCCTGCCTGCCCTGCTGAAACAACATCAGCCCCGCTGGGTACTGATTGAGTTGGGTGCCAATGATGGCCTGCGCGGTTTCCCACCGCAGGATATTCAACGGGATTTAACACAAGTTATCAATCAGATTAAAGAGGCTAAAGCTCAGCCCTTATTAATGCAAATCCGCATTCCACCTAACTATGGCCGCCGTTATACTGATGCTTTCACCGCTATGTATCCGCAGCTCGCACAGCAATTTGGCATTCCTTTGGTGCCTTTCTTTATGGAACAAGTTGCCGTCAAACCCGAGTGGATGCAGGATGATGGGTTACATCCTAACGCCGAGGCCCAACCATTCATTGCTGAATGGATGTCGCAACAACTCAAACCGTTAGTCGCTGTTCAATAA
- the ybbA gene encoding putative ABC transporter ATP-binding protein YbbA: MPAENVLEVHHLNKHVGQGEQQLSILTGVELVVKPAQTIALIGESGSGKSTLLGILAGLDDGSSGEVSLLGQSLTAMDEEGRAQLRAKNIGFVFQSFMLVPTLNTLENVQLPALLRGESERESKTHAIELLKLVGLEKRLHHLPAQLSGGEQQRVALARAFSGRPKVLFADEPTGNLDRHTGDKIADLLFSLNRDYGTTLILVTHDVQLAGRCQRRLRLQDGKLWEEA; this comes from the coding sequence ATGCCAGCGGAAAACGTTCTTGAAGTTCATCATCTTAATAAACACGTCGGTCAGGGTGAGCAACAGCTCTCCATCCTTACCGGAGTTGAGCTGGTTGTCAAACCCGCGCAGACAATTGCGCTGATTGGTGAGTCAGGTTCAGGTAAATCAACTTTACTGGGCATTCTGGCTGGGCTGGATGATGGCAGCAGCGGCGAAGTCAGTTTACTCGGCCAGTCTTTGACCGCCATGGATGAAGAAGGGCGCGCGCAACTGCGGGCAAAAAATATCGGTTTTGTTTTCCAATCATTTATGTTGGTGCCGACGCTTAATACATTAGAAAACGTCCAGCTTCCGGCGCTATTACGCGGAGAAAGCGAGCGCGAAAGTAAAACCCATGCCATTGAGCTATTAAAATTGGTGGGGTTGGAGAAGCGGTTGCACCATCTGCCTGCTCAGCTTTCGGGTGGTGAGCAGCAGCGCGTGGCGCTAGCGCGGGCTTTTAGTGGGCGGCCAAAAGTACTGTTTGCCGATGAGCCAACCGGTAATCTTGACCGGCACACGGGTGACAAGATAGCTGATTTGCTGTTTTCCCTTAACCGGGACTACGGCACCACATTAATTTTGGTTACTCACGATGTGCAATTAGCTGGCCGTTGCCAGCGGCGGCTGCGGCTCCAAGACGGTAAATTGTGGGAGGAAGCATGA
- the ybbP gene encoding putative ABC transporter permease subunit YbbP: MIWRWFWREWRSPSLLIVWLALTLAVACVLALGSISDRMEQGLSQQSRDFLAGDRVLKASHPVPESWLLEAKQQGLAISHQLSFMTMTFAGDRPQLADVKATDLAYPLYGKLETLPANVKLEPGTALAAPRLLALLGVKVGDTLEVGDTSLKIIGEVLQEPDAGFNPFQTAPRVLINLADVEKTGAIQPGSRLSYLYMFAGPPEAIAQFSDWLTPQLKPEQRWYGLQESGGALGKSLQRAQQFLLLSALLTLLLSIAAVAVAMGHYCRSRYDLVAVLKTLGAGRSALRRLIIGQWISVLVLAGLCGSVIGLLFEKVLIRLLSPVLPAALPAAGVWPWIWSMGSLILISLLVGIRPYRQLLATQPLRVLRRDVSANVWPLRYFIPVMIAVVVGLLALLMGGNSLLWAILGGMVVLALLLGIIGWGGLLLLRRLTVTRLSLRLAINRLLRQPWMTLTQLAAFSLSFMLLALLLVLRGDLLDRWQQQLPPDSPNYFLLNITPQQVPQVTEFLAQHQITASTFYPIIRARLTEINQQLATERVAEDAPGGEAVNRELNLTWQQDLPAHNILTAGQWPPKADEVSIEKGIADRLGIKIGDKMTFSGDTQSFGATVSSIRQVDWESLRPNFYFIFPLGTLDGQPQTWLTSFRYHGDGEVLTQLNRQFPTLSLLDIGAMLKQVGQVLQQVSRALEVMVVLVIICGTLLLLAQVQVGMRQRRQELVVYRTLGASKRLLRGTLWWEFALLGLVAGMAAAIGAEAALWALQRLVFDFPWQPNWMMWWLLPLAAALLLSLCGGWLGARLLQGRNTLLT; this comes from the coding sequence ATGATTTGGCGCTGGTTTTGGCGTGAGTGGCGCTCACCCTCACTGCTGATTGTCTGGCTGGCGTTAACTCTGGCGGTGGCTTGTGTGCTGGCGCTGGGCAGTATTAGTGACCGGATGGAGCAAGGGCTGAGTCAACAGAGCCGTGATTTTCTGGCGGGCGACCGCGTGTTGAAAGCTTCTCATCCGGTGCCGGAGAGCTGGTTGCTGGAGGCGAAGCAGCAGGGGCTGGCTATCAGCCACCAACTTTCATTTATGACTATGACGTTTGCCGGTGATCGCCCACAACTGGCGGACGTGAAAGCCACAGATTTAGCTTATCCGCTGTATGGCAAGCTGGAAACCTTACCGGCGAATGTCAAACTTGAACCAGGAACTGCGCTGGCAGCCCCGCGATTACTGGCGCTGCTCGGAGTTAAAGTCGGCGATACACTGGAAGTTGGTGATACTTCGCTAAAAATCATTGGCGAAGTGTTACAGGAGCCTGACGCCGGTTTTAACCCATTTCAAACCGCGCCGCGGGTTTTAATCAATCTGGCGGATGTAGAGAAAACCGGTGCAATACAACCGGGTAGCCGTTTGAGCTATCTCTATATGTTTGCCGGGCCACCGGAGGCTATTGCTCAGTTTAGTGATTGGCTGACCCCACAATTGAAGCCGGAACAGCGCTGGTATGGTTTGCAAGAGTCTGGTGGCGCGCTGGGGAAATCCCTACAACGCGCCCAGCAATTCCTGCTGTTATCGGCATTATTAACATTATTACTGTCCATTGCCGCAGTCGCCGTGGCCATGGGGCATTATTGCCGCAGTCGCTATGATTTGGTGGCGGTGCTGAAAACCTTGGGGGCCGGGCGCAGCGCGCTACGGCGGCTCATTATCGGGCAGTGGATCTCGGTGTTGGTGCTGGCGGGCTTGTGCGGCAGTGTGATTGGCTTGTTGTTCGAGAAAGTGTTAATCCGCTTGTTGTCCCCGGTATTACCGGCTGCATTACCGGCCGCCGGTGTCTGGCCATGGATATGGTCAATGGGATCGCTGATATTGATTTCATTGCTGGTGGGCATTCGCCCCTATCGGCAACTGCTGGCAACTCAGCCGTTGCGGGTATTACGCCGCGATGTTTCAGCCAATGTTTGGCCGCTGCGCTACTTTATTCCGGTGATGATAGCGGTGGTGGTCGGCTTGCTGGCCTTACTGATGGGCGGGAATTCGCTGCTGTGGGCCATTCTCGGCGGCATGGTGGTGCTGGCGTTATTGCTGGGCATTATCGGCTGGGGGGGGTTATTGCTGTTGCGCCGCCTGACGGTGACTCGCTTGTCATTACGGCTGGCGATTAACCGCTTGTTGCGCCAACCGTGGATGACGCTAACGCAGCTGGCGGCATTCTCACTGTCATTTATGTTGTTGGCTTTATTATTGGTATTACGCGGTGATTTATTGGATCGTTGGCAGCAGCAATTGCCGCCGGATAGCCCGAACTATTTCCTGCTGAATATAACGCCGCAGCAGGTACCGCAAGTCACGGAATTCCTCGCGCAACATCAGATAACGGCGTCGACTTTCTATCCGATTATTCGCGCTCGGCTGACTGAAATTAATCAACAACTGGCGACGGAGCGAGTCGCGGAAGATGCGCCCGGCGGGGAGGCGGTCAATCGCGAGTTGAATCTGACCTGGCAGCAAGATTTGCCTGCACACAATATTTTGACCGCCGGACAGTGGCCGCCTAAGGCGGATGAAGTGTCGATTGAGAAGGGAATTGCTGACCGGCTGGGGATTAAAATCGGCGATAAAATGACATTCAGTGGCGATACGCAGTCATTTGGTGCGACCGTGAGCAGTATTCGCCAGGTAGATTGGGAAAGCCTGCGCCCTAATTTTTACTTTATTTTCCCGCTAGGCACGTTGGATGGCCAGCCACAAACCTGGCTGACCAGCTTCCGCTATCACGGTGACGGCGAGGTTCTGACGCAATTGAATCGCCAGTTCCCGACCCTTAGCTTGCTGGATATTGGTGCGATGCTGAAACAGGTTGGGCAGGTGCTGCAACAGGTCAGCCGAGCGCTGGAAGTCATGGTGGTATTGGTGATTATTTGTGGCACTTTGCTGCTATTAGCACAGGTACAGGTCGGTATGCGCCAACGTCGTCAAGAACTGGTGGTTTACCGGACACTTGGTGCAAGTAAACGCTTACTGCGCGGCACATTGTGGTGGGAATTTGCATTGCTGGGGCTGGTGGCAGGTATGGCGGCTGCCATTGGAGCAGAAGCGGCACTTTGGGCATTGCAGCGCTTAGTGTTTGATTTCCCGTGGCAACCTAACTGGATGATGTGGTGGTTATTGCCACTGGCGGCAGCACTGTTGCTGTCACTGTGCGGTGGTTGGTTGGGGGCGCGGTTGTTGCAGGGGCGGAATACCCTTCTTACTTGA
- the purK gene encoding 5-(carboxyamino)imidazole ribonucleotide synthase, translating to MKPVCVLGNGQLGRMLRQAGEPLGIAVYPVGLDAEPEAVPYQHSVITAEIERWPETALTRELATHTAFVNRDIFPRLADRLTQKQLLDSLNLATAPWQLLASKSEWPQIFTTLGELAIVKRRVGGYDGRGQWRLRAGEQECLPTDAYGECIVEQGINFSGEVSLVGARSHQGQSVFYPLTHNLHEEGILRMSVALPRPNRKLQQQAEKMLSAIMDELNYVGVMAMECFIVDDSLLINELAPRVHNSGHWTQNGASISQFELHLRAILDLPLPKPVVNTPSAMVNLIGTPVNITWLSLPLVHLHWYEKEVREGRKVGHLNLNDPDGAALSAALTALAPLLPAEYQNALRWAQAKL from the coding sequence ATGAAACCCGTTTGCGTATTAGGCAATGGTCAGTTGGGGCGCATGTTGCGTCAAGCTGGTGAGCCGCTGGGTATTGCTGTTTATCCGGTGGGTTTAGATGCCGAGCCAGAAGCCGTGCCTTATCAGCACAGTGTGATTACTGCCGAGATTGAGCGCTGGCCAGAAACGGCTTTAACCCGCGAACTCGCCACCCACACCGCTTTCGTTAACCGCGATATTTTCCCACGTTTGGCTGATCGTCTGACGCAAAAGCAATTGCTCGATAGCCTGAATCTCGCCACCGCGCCATGGCAATTGCTGGCCAGCAAGAGTGAATGGCCGCAAATTTTCACCACACTGGGTGAGTTAGCCATCGTGAAACGTCGGGTCGGCGGTTATGACGGTCGTGGTCAGTGGCGTTTACGCGCCGGTGAGCAAGAGTGTTTGCCAACCGATGCTTACGGCGAATGTATTGTCGAGCAGGGGATTAACTTTTCCGGCGAGGTTTCACTGGTCGGTGCGCGCAGCCATCAAGGCCAATCAGTCTTTTATCCACTGACCCATAATCTTCATGAAGAGGGCATTTTGCGTATGAGCGTGGCATTGCCACGGCCCAATCGCAAACTACAGCAGCAAGCAGAAAAAATGCTGTCTGCAATCATGGATGAGCTGAATTATGTGGGTGTAATGGCGATGGAATGTTTTATCGTCGACGACAGTTTATTAATCAATGAGCTGGCACCGCGAGTACATAACAGTGGTCACTGGACACAAAATGGGGCGTCTATCAGCCAGTTTGAGCTGCATCTGCGGGCTATTTTGGATTTACCGCTACCCAAGCCGGTGGTAAATACTCCCTCCGCGATGGTCAATCTGATTGGCACGCCAGTGAATATCACGTGGCTGTCACTGCCCTTGGTGCATCTGCATTGGTATGAAAAAGAAGTGCGCGAAGGCCGCAAAGTGGGCCATTTGAATTTAAATGATCCCGATGGCGCAGCATTAAGTGCGGCCCTGACGGCATTAGCACCTTTGCTACCCGCGGAATACCAAAACGCTCTGCGTTGGGCGCAAGCTAAGCTGTAG
- the purE gene encoding 5-(carboxyamino)imidazole ribonucleotide mutase, producing MGANLDSAYPAGVKIAIVMGSKSDWATMQFAADVLTTLNVPFHVEVVSAHRTPDKLFSFAEQADANGLHVIIAGAGGAAHLPGMLAAKTLVPVLGVPVQSAALSGVDSLYSIVQMPRGIPVGTLAIGKAGAANAALLAAQILALHDVELAARLADWRKNQTDEVLDNPDPRDEA from the coding sequence ATGGGAGCTAACCTCGATTCGGCTTATCCAGCCGGGGTTAAAATCGCTATCGTAATGGGGTCCAAGAGTGACTGGGCCACCATGCAGTTCGCCGCCGACGTGCTCACCACGCTCAATGTCCCGTTTCATGTCGAGGTGGTTTCTGCCCACCGCACCCCCGATAAACTGTTCAGTTTTGCTGAACAAGCCGACGCGAATGGCTTACATGTCATTATTGCAGGCGCGGGCGGTGCTGCTCACCTGCCAGGTATGCTGGCGGCCAAAACACTGGTGCCGGTTTTAGGTGTGCCGGTACAAAGTGCGGCATTAAGCGGCGTCGATAGTCTCTATTCCATTGTGCAGATGCCACGGGGTATTCCGGTGGGGACGCTGGCTATTGGTAAAGCTGGGGCGGCGAATGCTGCATTGCTGGCGGCGCAAATACTGGCGCTGCATGATGTTGAATTGGCTGCACGTTTAGCGGATTGGCGTAAGAACCAAACTGACGAAGTGTTGGATAATCCCGATCCGAGGGATGAAGCATGA
- a CDS encoding UDP-2,3-diacylglucosamine diphosphatase, protein MSTLFIADLHLSVQEPAITAGFLHFIQRDAIHADALYILGDLFESWIGDDDPEPLYRQVATALKSLQQQGVPCYFIHGNRDFLLGKRFALESGMILLPEEKVVELYGRKIVILHGDTLCTDDADYQHFRRRVHNPLIQKLFLWLPLRFRLRIAAYMRNQSQQNNSGKSQLIMDVNPHAVVETFERNNVSWMIHGHTHRPAVHIVELAAETAHRLVLGAWHVEGSMVKVTADSVELIKFPF, encoded by the coding sequence ATGAGCACGCTTTTTATTGCAGATTTGCATCTTAGCGTTCAGGAACCGGCAATCACTGCCGGTTTCCTGCATTTTATACAGCGTGATGCTATTCATGCTGATGCATTATATATCCTGGGCGATTTATTCGAATCCTGGATTGGTGACGATGATCCCGAGCCGCTGTATCGGCAAGTTGCTACTGCGTTAAAATCACTCCAGCAACAGGGCGTGCCCTGCTACTTTATTCACGGTAACCGCGATTTTTTGCTGGGCAAACGCTTTGCGCTTGAAAGTGGTATGATCTTGCTGCCGGAAGAGAAAGTTGTTGAGTTGTATGGCCGTAAAATCGTTATTTTACATGGCGATACCCTGTGTACTGATGATGCCGACTATCAGCATTTTCGCCGCCGAGTACACAATCCCCTGATCCAAAAGCTCTTTCTGTGGCTACCGCTGCGTTTTCGCTTACGCATTGCTGCTTATATGCGCAATCAAAGCCAACAAAATAATAGCGGTAAATCGCAACTGATTATGGATGTCAATCCACACGCGGTGGTTGAGACTTTCGAGCGAAATAATGTCAGTTGGATGATTCATGGGCATACCCACCGTCCTGCGGTTCATATTGTCGAATTAGCGGCGGAAACGGCACACCGGCTGGTTTTAGGTGCCTGGCATGTTGAGGGCTCAATGGTTAAAGTCACGGCTGATAGTGTTGAATTGATTAAATTCCCGTTTTAA
- the ppiB gene encoding peptidylprolyl isomerase B — MVTFHTNHGDIVINTFADKAPATVENFLNYCRKGFYDNTIFHRVIDGFMIQGGGFEPGMNQKTTDAPIKNEANNGLKNTRGTLAMARTNDPHSATAQFFINVADNDFLNFRSERPDGWGYCVFAEVTDGLDVVDKIKNVATGRSGMHQDVPKEDVIIQSVTVSE; from the coding sequence ATGGTCACTTTTCATACTAATCACGGCGATATCGTCATCAACACCTTCGCGGATAAAGCGCCAGCTACTGTTGAAAATTTCCTGAACTACTGCCGTAAAGGTTTCTATGATAACACTATTTTCCACCGTGTTATCGATGGCTTCATGATCCAGGGCGGTGGTTTTGAGCCGGGCATGAACCAGAAAACAACGGATGCCCCTATCAAGAACGAAGCCAACAACGGTCTGAAAAATACCCGTGGCACCTTGGCAATGGCGCGTACCAACGATCCACACTCTGCTACTGCTCAGTTCTTTATTAACGTTGCAGACAATGACTTCCTTAACTTCCGTTCAGAGCGCCCAGATGGTTGGGGTTACTGCGTGTTCGCTGAAGTGACTGACGGCTTGGACGTGGTTGATAAAATCAAAAACGTCGCGACTGGCCGCAGCGGTATGCATCAAGATGTGCCAAAAGAAGATGTGATCATTCAAAGCGTTACTGTTAGCGAGTAA
- the cysS gene encoding cysteine--tRNA ligase has translation MLKIFNTLSRQKEEFKPIHAGKIGMYVCGITIYDLCHIGHGRTFVAFDVVARYLRYLGYSLTYVRNVTDVDDKIIKRAIENNETCEQLTTRMLAEMHKDFDALNLKRPDLEPRATHHIPEIIELTERLIAREHAYVAANGDVMFSVESDPDYGLLSRQDLDQLQAGARVEVADVKRNPMDFVLWKMSKPGEPSWESPWGPGRPGWHIECSAMNSKQLGAHFDIHGGGSDLMFPHHENEIAQSTCAHDGPYVNYWMHSGMVMIDKEKMSKSLNNFFTIRDVLAYYDAETVRYFLMSGHYRSQLNYSEENLKQARASLERLYTALRGTDANATPAGGAEFEARFRAAMDDDFNTPEAYSVLFDIAREVNRLKAEDMTAANALAAELRKLAHVLGLLEQDPELFLQSGAQTDDDEVAKIEALIKQRNDARSSKDWALADSARDQLNELGIVLEDGPQGTIWRRK, from the coding sequence ATGCTAAAGATTTTTAATACACTGAGTCGCCAAAAAGAGGAATTCAAGCCTATTCATGCCGGTAAAATAGGTATGTATGTATGCGGGATCACCATTTATGACCTGTGTCACATTGGGCATGGGCGTACTTTTGTCGCTTTCGACGTTGTTGCGCGTTATTTGCGTTATTTAGGGTATTCTTTGACGTACGTCCGCAATGTCACTGACGTTGACGATAAAATTATTAAACGGGCCATTGAAAACAATGAAACCTGCGAGCAACTGACTACGCGGATGTTGGCTGAAATGCACAAAGATTTTGATGCATTGAACCTCAAACGCCCAGATTTAGAGCCGCGCGCTACCCATCACATCCCCGAAATTATTGAGCTGACCGAGCGTTTGATCGCCCGCGAGCATGCTTACGTGGCTGCCAATGGGGATGTTATGTTCTCTGTTGAGAGTGATCCAGATTACGGTTTGTTATCTCGTCAAGATCTGGACCAGTTGCAAGCGGGGGCGCGAGTTGAAGTGGCTGATGTTAAACGCAACCCGATGGATTTCGTGCTGTGGAAAATGTCCAAACCCGGCGAACCTAGCTGGGAATCACCTTGGGGGCCGGGCCGCCCTGGTTGGCATATTGAATGTTCGGCAATGAACAGCAAGCAGTTAGGCGCGCATTTTGATATTCACGGTGGCGGCTCTGATTTGATGTTCCCGCACCACGAAAATGAAATTGCACAATCTACCTGTGCGCATGATGGCCCTTATGTGAATTACTGGATGCATTCCGGTATGGTGATGATCGACAAAGAAAAAATGTCGAAATCACTGAATAACTTTTTCACCATCCGTGATGTACTGGCCTATTATGATGCTGAAACCGTGCGCTATTTCTTAATGTCCGGTCATTATCGTAGCCAGCTTAATTACAGTGAAGAAAATCTCAAGCAAGCACGTGCTTCTTTAGAGCGCTTATACACCGCGCTGCGCGGTACTGATGCCAATGCAACGCCGGCGGGTGGCGCTGAATTTGAAGCACGTTTTCGTGCGGCAATGGATGATGATTTCAATACGCCAGAAGCCTACTCTGTGCTGTTTGATATCGCCCGTGAAGTGAACCGCCTCAAAGCTGAAGATATGACTGCGGCAAATGCGTTAGCGGCAGAGTTGCGTAAACTGGCGCATGTGCTGGGGTTATTAGAGCAAGATCCAGAACTGTTTTTACAAAGTGGTGCGCAGACTGACGACGACGAAGTGGCAAAAATCGAAGCTCTTATCAAACAGCGCAATGATGCCCGCAGCAGTAAAGACTGGGCACTGGCAGATTCTGCCCGTGATCAATTGAATGAGCTGGGGATTGTGCTGGAGGATGGTCCACAAGGGACGATATGGCGGCGTAAGTAA
- the ybcJ gene encoding ribosome-associated protein YbcJ, producing the protein MDIFHLEKHPHVELCDLLKLQGWNDSGASAKAAIADGQVKVDGNVETRKRCKILADQIVEFQGMKVQVKA; encoded by the coding sequence ATGGACATTTTTCATTTGGAAAAACACCCGCACGTCGAACTGTGTGACTTATTAAAGTTGCAAGGTTGGAACGATAGCGGTGCATCAGCAAAAGCCGCCATTGCTGATGGGCAGGTAAAAGTTGACGGGAATGTAGAAACGCGCAAGCGCTGCAAGATCCTGGCTGACCAAATTGTTGAGTTTCAAGGTATGAAAGTACAGGTTAAAGCCTAA